ATGGTTCGGCATCCCCCCGCACTCACGCACTAACGCACTCACGCACTTCCTTACGCCAGCCTCGGCTTCAACCCCTCCACCCCGATCGAGGGGCGGTCCTTGATGGCGGGCGGCGACGACGGGAGATCCGGCGGGCCGTAGGTCGGCTCCGGGCGCATGGGCGGGAGCTCCTTGCCAGCGACCAGGATGTCGATCTCCTCGCGGCCCAGCGTCTCGCGCTCCAGGAGGGCGACGGCCATGCGGTCCAGCAGGTCGCGGTGCTCGGTGATGGTGGCGCGGGCACGCTCGAGCGCCTCGTTCAGCACCCGCCCGACCTCGGCATCCACCAGCTCCGCCATCTTCTCGGACACCTCGCGGCGCTGCCCGAAGTCGCGGCCCAGGAAGACCTCCTGGCTGTTCTCGGTGATGGCCACTGGGCCCACCGCGTCCGAAAGGCCCCACTGTGTCACGTAGCGCCGCGCCACACCCGTCGCGCGCTGGATGTCGCTCGAGGCGCCGGTGGTCACGCGCTCGCGCCCGAACACCAGCTCCTCCGCGATGCGGCCGCCGTAGCACATGGCCAGCTGCGCCTCCAGCTCCTGGCGAGTGACCGAGACGCGGTCGTCTTCCGGCAGCGTGAAGGCCAGGCCAAGCGCACGGCCGCGGGGCACGATGGTCAGTTTGTGGAGCGGGTCGTTGCCCTGGATCTTGAGCGCGCACACCGCGTGGCCCGCCTCATGGAAGGCGGTGAGGCGGCGCTCCTCCTCGCGCATCACCAGCGAGCGGCGCTCGGCGCCCAGCATCACCTTGTCCTTGGCGTCCTCCAGGTCCGCCATGAACACCATGTCGCGGTTGCGGCGGGCGGCTAGCAGGGCGCCTTCGTTCACCAGGTTGGCCAGGTCCGCGCCCACCATCCCCGGCGTGCCGCGGGCCAGCACCGGGACGCTGACATCCGGAGCCGTGGGGATCTTGCGCAGGTGCACGCGCAGGATCGCCTCGCGCCCCTTCACGTCCGGCGCGTCCACCACCACCTGGCGGTCGAAGCGGCCCGGGCGCAGCAGCGCCGGGTCCAGCACGTCCGGACGGTTGGTGGCCGCGACCAGAATCACCCCGTCGTTGGCCTCGAAGCCGTCCATCTCCACCAGGAGCTGGTTGAGCGTCTGCTCGCGCTCGTCGTGCCCGCCGCCCAGCCCCGCGCCGCGGTGCCGTCCCACGGCGTCGATCTCGT
This DNA window, taken from Longimicrobium sp., encodes the following:
- the ftsH gene encoding ATP-dependent zinc metalloprotease FtsH, whose amino-acid sequence is MAERENGSPKPPTRWGRATRTATFWGAIVLVSIALVSLNSGRATPTAEIDYTQLRKQIAAGNVIEAEFVGERELHGKTRTPLQTGRGAAANQFTLLLPPNASEELIKEMNTAGIKIGASEPNMDWGVTLVKALPWLLLIGFWVFIFRQMQSSGNKAFQFGKSKAKLLTGDTPRVTFDDVAGAVEAKFELQEIVEFLKDPKRFSRLGGRIPKGALLVGPPGTGKTLLARAVAGEAGRPFFSMSGSDFVEMFVGVGASRVRDLFEQGKSHAPCIIFIDEIDAVGRHRGAGLGGGHDEREQTLNQLLVEMDGFEANDGVILVAATNRPDVLDPALLRPGRFDRQVVVDAPDVKGREAILRVHLRKIPTAPDVSVPVLARGTPGMVGADLANLVNEGALLAARRNRDMVFMADLEDAKDKVMLGAERRSLVMREEERRLTAFHEAGHAVCALKIQGNDPLHKLTIVPRGRALGLAFTLPEDDRVSVTRQELEAQLAMCYGGRIAEELVFGRERVTTGASSDIQRATGVARRYVTQWGLSDAVGPVAITENSQEVFLGRDFGQRREVSEKMAELVDAEVGRVLNEALERARATITEHRDLLDRMAVALLERETLGREEIDILVAGKELPPMRPEPTYGPPDLPSSPPAIKDRPSIGVEGLKPRLA